One window of Acidobacteriota bacterium genomic DNA carries:
- a CDS encoding ATP-binding protein, whose translation MARRRFRNSQRFESPTERSFQEYILNTPAPITTRSELLRLIRGGEDTYLELKVKLSNPERIAQGIVALANTDGGTVIFGVSDQLRVEGVSNPEGVQEEIVRICREEIVPPVIPLIDVISFDNGRRVVALDIDGKRRPYRTRDGRYVRIGAENARSAATNCRAGSTNSVRSVTRTFRSAVFRKAISTTRSCGVSLTRLRSTRLAEINIKRASF comes from the coding sequence ATGGCACGCAGAAGATTTCGCAATAGTCAGCGTTTTGAATCGCCCACCGAAAGATCGTTTCAGGAGTATATCCTCAACACTCCGGCGCCGATCACGACGCGTTCCGAACTGTTGCGCCTGATCCGCGGCGGTGAAGACACCTATCTCGAACTCAAAGTAAAATTGTCGAATCCCGAACGCATCGCGCAGGGCATCGTCGCGCTCGCCAATACCGACGGCGGGACGGTGATCTTCGGCGTCAGCGATCAACTCCGCGTCGAAGGCGTAAGCAACCCCGAAGGCGTTCAGGAAGAAATCGTCCGCATCTGCCGCGAAGAGATCGTGCCGCCCGTAATTCCTTTGATCGACGTCATTTCGTTCGACAACGGGCGCCGCGTGGTGGCGCTCGATATCGACGGCAAGCGCCGCCCGTACCGCACGCGCGACGGGCGCTACGTCCGGATCGGCGCCGAAAACGCGAGATCGGCCGCGACGAACTGTCGGGCTGGCTCGACGAACTCCGTCCGCTCGGTTACGAGAACATTCCGCTCAGCGGTTTTCCGGAAAGCGATTTCGACGACGCGCTCCTGTGGAGTTTCGCTGACGCGTTTGAGATCGACGCGCTTGGCCGAAATCAATATCAAACGGGCGAGTTTCTGA